The DNA segment GGCCGTGGCCATGGCGGGGGCGTCGTTGACGCCGTCGCCGACGACGAGCACCCGATGACCGCGGGCCTGCAGGCCACGAACCGCGTCGACCTTCTGCTCGGGCAGCAATGCCGCACGCACATCGGTGATCCCGGCCAGCTGGGCGACCCGTCCGGCGGCGCGTGCGTTGTCACCGGTGAGCAGCACCGGAGGCGCGCAGGTCAGCGCCGTCAGCGACGCGACGGACGCCGCGGCGTCGGGACGAACCCGATCGGTCAGTCCGAGGACACCGACGGCGACGCCGTTCGCCACGACGACGGCGGCGGTGGCGCCCGCGTCCAGCACCGGGGCCAGCTCCGGGAGCCGCGCGCCGCCATAGCCGTGCGGGCTGCACACCTCGACGACATCGCGGCCCACCGTGGCGCGCACCCCGCGGCCCGGCAGCGCGCGGAAGTCTTCGGCCGCGGGGATGCTGATGCCGCGCCCGCGGACCTCCTCGACGATCGCCCGCCCCAGCGGGTGCTCGCTGGATTGTTCTGCGGCGGCGGCCAATTGGAGTAGCCTTTGGGCGCCGACATTGGGTTGCAGCGGTTGCACGGTGGTCAGTCGTGGGGTGCCGCACGTCAGGGTGCCGGTCTTGTCCAGCGCCACCACCGTGGTGTCGGCGAGGCGTTCGACCACCACCGCGGACTTGACCAGCACCCCGTGCCGGCCCGCGTTGGCGATCGCCGACAGCAGCGGCGGCATGGTGGCCAGCACCACCGCGCACGGCGACGCTACGATCATGAACGTCATGGCGCGCAGCAGCACCGGCTGCAGCGGGGCGCCCATCAGCAGCGGGATAGCGATGAGCGCCAGGGTCGCCACCACCACGCCCAGCGAATAGCGCCGCTCGATTTTCTCGACGACCAGCTGTGTTTTGGCCTTGGTTGCCGAGGCCTCAGCCACCAACTCGACGATGCGGGCGACCACGGTCCGCGACGGGTCCCGGGTGACCACCAGCCGCAGCACCCCCGACCCGTTGACGGTGCCGGCGAACACCTCGTCGCCGCGGCTCTTGGCCACCGGCATCGCTTCGCCGGTGATCGAGCGTTGGTCAACCTCGGAGCACCCCGACAGCACCGCGCCGTCGGCGGGTATCCGCTCTCCCGGCCGCACCACCACCCGATCGCCCATCATCAGATCGCCGGCCGGCACCACCTTTTCGTTGCCGTCGCCGTCGATCACCACGGCCTCATCCGGCGCGAGGTCCAACAGGCCTTTGACCGAGTCCGCGGTGTGTTTGGTGGCGACGTCGTCGAGCGCGCCGGAGGTAGCGAAGATCACGATCAGCAGGGCGCCGTCGAAGATCTGCCCGATCGCGACCGCACCGATGGCCGCGACGATCATCAGCAGGTCCACGTCGAGGGCCTTGTTGCGCAATGCCCGCACGCCCGCCCACGCCGAACCCCAGCCGCCGGCCAGATAGCAGCCCAGATACAGCGTCCACCACACCGATTCGGGTGCCCCGTTCAGCTGCGCCGCGAGCCCGGTCAAAAACAGGGCCAACGCTGTCACCGCCCAGCGCACGGAAACCACCGACCACAGAGCGGCCCACCACGTCAACGGCCGGGCGATCGAGCATGCGACACGGTCAACGGAGACCTCGGAGGCGGTCACTTCGAAAGCGGTCAAGGTCATTCCGGCGGCCTCACGGGGCGGGTGGGGGTTCGTCAGGATGAACCGAGTGTAGGGACGCGGCGATCGCCAAAGATCTCGATTGCATTGCGGTATGCGATTGAATTGGTCACTGGCACAAGGCAACCGGGACCGCAACGGCCGCACGCCGGGCCCGGATTCCGCGCCCGTGTCCCCGAAATTGGGTGGCGAAAAGGCAACCACGGCTGCCGAATCACGGTAAGATTTCCCGGTCGCTGACGCTGGGAGGTGCGAGATGTCGTTCGTGGTCGCCAATACGGAATTGGTGTCGGCGGCGGCGGGAAACCTGGCCCGCATCGGGTCGATGCTTGACGCCGCCAACTCGGCGGCGGCGGCCCAGACCACCGCCGTGGCGGCCGCGGGTGCCGACGAGGTGTCGGCCGCGGTCGCGGCGGTCTTCGCCGCGCACGGCCAGTGTTATCAGGCGCTCAGCGCCCAGGCCGCGGCGTTTCACAGCCAGTTCGTGCAAGCCCTGTCCGGCGGCGCGCAGGCGTACGCCGCCGCGGAGGCCACCAACTTTGGCCCCTTGCAGCCGCTATTCGACGTCATCAACGCGCCCACCCTGGCGCTGTTGAACCGTCCACTGATCGGCAACGGCGCCGATGGGACGGCGGCGAACCCCAACGGCCAGGCCGGCGGACTCCTGATCGGCAATGGCGGCAACGGCTTCTCGCCCGCTGCCGGCCCCGGCGGCAACGGCGGCGCCGCCGGACTGCTGGGCCACGGCGGCAACGGCGGCGTGGGCGCCCTGGGCGCGAACGGCGGCGCCGGCGGCGCCGGCGGGTGGCTGTTCGGCAACGGCGGTGCCGGCGGCAATAGCGGCGGCGGCGGCGGCGCCGGCGGTATCGGTGGCTCCGCTGTGCTAATCGGGGCCGGCGGCGCGGGTGGTGTCAGCCCCAACGGCATGGGAGCCGGTGGCTCTGGAGGCAACGGCGGGCTGATTTACGGCAACGGCGGTGCTGGCGCCAGCAGCTTCCTCGGCGGAGGTGGCGGCGGCGGCAGGGCCTTCCTGTTCGGCGACGGTGGTGCCGGCGGGGCAGCCTTATCCGCGGGTAGCGCTGGGCGTGGCGGCGATGCCGGGTTCTTCTATGGCAACGGCGGCGCCGGCGGCAGCGGAGCCGGGGGGGCATCGAGCGCCAACGGCGGGGCCGGCGGCCAGGCCGGGTTGTTTGGCAACGGCGGGGAAGGCGGCGATGGCGGCGCGTTGGGCGGCAACGGCGGCAGCGGTGGCAACGCTCAGCTGATCGGTAACGGCGGCAACGGCGGCGACGGCGGCGGGGCCGGCGCCCCCGGGCTCGGCGGCACGGGCGGGCTGCTGCTCGGCCTGCCCGGCGCGAACGGAACATAGTCGCCGTAAGCCTGCCCTCCCACCGCAGGTTACGGTTGCGTACGTTCTTCCCGCTCGGAGAGACTGGGCCCGATCAGGGCCGATCAGCCACCTGAAGGGAACCGCGTTGGGACACTACATCGCCAATGTCCGCGATCTCGAGTTCAACCTGCTCGAAGTCCTTGATATCGGCGCGGTCCTGGGCACCGGACGCTACAGCGATCTCGACGTCGACACGGTCCGCACCATCTTGGCCGAAGCGGCGCGGCTGGCCGAGGGTCCGATCGCCGAATCCTTCGCCTACGCCGACCGCAACCCCCCGGTCTTCGACCCGGAGACCCACTCCATCAGCGTGCCCGACGAATTGGCCAAGACGGTGGACACCATCAAAGAGGCCGGGTGGTGGCGGCTGGGCCTGGCCGAGGAGATCGGTGGCATGCCCGCGCCGCCGCCGCTGGCATGGGCCGTCAACGAAATGATCTACTGCGCCAACCCGTCGGCATGCTTCTTCAACCTGGGCCCGGTGTTGGCCCAGTCCCTCTACATCGAGGGCAACGAGGAGCAACGCCGGTGGGCGGCCGAGGGAGTGCAGCGCGGCTGGCAGGCCACCATGGTGCTCACCGAACCGGACGCCGGCTCCGACGTCGGTGCCGGACGAACCAAGGCCGTCGAACAACCCGACGGCACCTGGCACATCGAGGGCGTCAAACGGTTCATCTCCGGAGGCGACGTCGGCGACACCGCCGAGAACATTTTCCATCTGGTGTTGGCCCGCCCCGTTGGCGCCGGCCCGGGCACCAAAGGGTTGAGCCTGTTCTACGTTCCCAACTACCTCTTCGACCCCGAGACGTTCGAGCTCGGTGCGCGCAACGGCGTCTATGTCACCGGCCTGGAACACAAGATGGGCTTGAAGTCCTCGCCGACGTGCGAGTTGACGTTCGGGGCCACCGACGTGCCCGCCGTCGGCTACCTCGTCGGCGGCGTGCACGACGGGATCGCGCAGATGTTCACCGTGATCGAGCACGCCCGCATGACCATCGGCGTCAAATCCGCCGGCACCCTGTCGACGGGCTACCTGAACGCGCTGGCCTATGCCAAGGAGCGGGTGCAGGGTGCGGATCTGACCCAGATGACCGACAAGACGGCGCCGCGGGTCACCATCATGCACCACCCCGACGTGCGCCGCAGCCTGATGACCCAAAAGGCCTACGCCGAGGGCCTGCGGGCGCTGTATCTGTACGCCGCCGCGCACCAGGACGACGAAGTCGCCCACCGGGTTTCGGGTGCCGACCACGACATGGCGCATCGCGTGGACGATCTGCTGCTACCCATCGTCAAAGGCGTGGGCTCGGAACGTGCCTACGAGATACTGACCGAGTCCCTGCAGACGCTGGGCGGCTCGGGCTTCTTGACCGACTACCCCATTGAGCAATACATCCGCGACGCCAAGATCGATTCCCTCTACGAGGGCACCACCGCCATCCAGGCGCTGGACTTCTTCTTCCGCAAGATCATTCGCGACCACGGCCAGGCCCTGCAGCATGTGACCGCGCAGATCACGCGCACCATCGACAACGCTGACGAGTCTTTGAAGCCGGTGGCCGAACGGCTGCAAACCGCGCTGGAGGACGTCACCGCGATGACCGGAACCCTGACCGGGCACCTGATGTCCGCCGCGCAACACCCCACGGACATCTACAAGGTGGGGTTGGGTTCGGTGCGATTCCTGCTCGCCGTCGGCGACTTGCTCATCGGCTGGCGACTGCTGGTGCAAGCCGGCGTGGCTCGTGCCGCACTTGCCGCCTCGCCGTCGAAGGCCGACGAGGCGTTCTACCGAGGCAAGATCGCGGTGGCGACCTTCTTCGCCAACAACATGCTGCCGAATCTGACCGGGGTGCGCACCGTCCTGGAAAACATCGACGACGACATCATGCGCGTGCCCGAAGACGCGTTCTGACGCAACCGTTTCGCACGCCACCCGCCGAGCGTGAACTCACGGCGGTATTTTGCCGAATTCTCCGCCCTGACTGCACGTTCGGCGACCCGCGGGTTCACACGGTGAAGCCGAGGGCGCGCAACTGCTCGCGCCCGTCCTCGGTGATCTTGTCCGGGCCCCA comes from the Mycobacterium shinjukuense genome and includes:
- a CDS encoding heavy metal translocating P-type ATPase, yielding MTLTAFEVTASEVSVDRVACSIARPLTWWAALWSVVSVRWAVTALALFLTGLAAQLNGAPESVWWTLYLGCYLAGGWGSAWAGVRALRNKALDVDLLMIVAAIGAVAIGQIFDGALLIVIFATSGALDDVATKHTADSVKGLLDLAPDEAVVIDGDGNEKVVPAGDLMMGDRVVVRPGERIPADGAVLSGCSEVDQRSITGEAMPVAKSRGDEVFAGTVNGSGVLRLVVTRDPSRTVVARIVELVAEASATKAKTQLVVEKIERRYSLGVVVATLALIAIPLLMGAPLQPVLLRAMTFMIVASPCAVVLATMPPLLSAIANAGRHGVLVKSAVVVERLADTTVVALDKTGTLTCGTPRLTTVQPLQPNVGAQRLLQLAAAAEQSSEHPLGRAIVEEVRGRGISIPAAEDFRALPGRGVRATVGRDVVEVCSPHGYGGARLPELAPVLDAGATAAVVVANGVAVGVLGLTDRVRPDAAASVASLTALTCAPPVLLTGDNARAAGRVAQLAGITDVRAALLPEQKVDAVRGLQARGHRVLVVGDGVNDAPAMATARTAVAMGAGADLTLQTADGVTVRDELHTIPTIIGLARQARRVVTANLAIAASCIGVLVVWDLLGQLPLPLGVAGHEGSTVLVALNGMRLLTNRSWRAAATVR
- a CDS encoding acyl-CoA dehydrogenase translates to MGHYIANVRDLEFNLLEVLDIGAVLGTGRYSDLDVDTVRTILAEAARLAEGPIAESFAYADRNPPVFDPETHSISVPDELAKTVDTIKEAGWWRLGLAEEIGGMPAPPPLAWAVNEMIYCANPSACFFNLGPVLAQSLYIEGNEEQRRWAAEGVQRGWQATMVLTEPDAGSDVGAGRTKAVEQPDGTWHIEGVKRFISGGDVGDTAENIFHLVLARPVGAGPGTKGLSLFYVPNYLFDPETFELGARNGVYVTGLEHKMGLKSSPTCELTFGATDVPAVGYLVGGVHDGIAQMFTVIEHARMTIGVKSAGTLSTGYLNALAYAKERVQGADLTQMTDKTAPRVTIMHHPDVRRSLMTQKAYAEGLRALYLYAAAHQDDEVAHRVSGADHDMAHRVDDLLLPIVKGVGSERAYEILTESLQTLGGSGFLTDYPIEQYIRDAKIDSLYEGTTAIQALDFFFRKIIRDHGQALQHVTAQITRTIDNADESLKPVAERLQTALEDVTAMTGTLTGHLMSAAQHPTDIYKVGLGSVRFLLAVGDLLIGWRLLVQAGVARAALAASPSKADEAFYRGKIAVATFFANNMLPNLTGVRTVLENIDDDIMRVPEDAF
- a CDS encoding PE-PGRS family ubiquitin-binding protein; this translates as MSFVVANTELVSAAAGNLARIGSMLDAANSAAAAQTTAVAAAGADEVSAAVAAVFAAHGQCYQALSAQAAAFHSQFVQALSGGAQAYAAAEATNFGPLQPLFDVINAPTLALLNRPLIGNGADGTAANPNGQAGGLLIGNGGNGFSPAAGPGGNGGAAGLLGHGGNGGVGALGANGGAGGAGGWLFGNGGAGGNSGGGGGAGGIGGSAVLIGAGGAGGVSPNGMGAGGSGGNGGLIYGNGGAGASSFLGGGGGGGRAFLFGDGGAGGAALSAGSAGRGGDAGFFYGNGGAGGSGAGGASSANGGAGGQAGLFGNGGEGGDGGALGGNGGSGGNAQLIGNGGNGGDGGGAGAPGLGGTGGLLLGLPGANGT